The Solanum pennellii chromosome 7, SPENNV200 DNA segment ACCACTATTCCAGTATTGACCCTACAAGAGgggtacaaagggtttcgttgtatattgtgacGCGTCCAGGGTTGAACTTGTGTTGGCACAGCGTGGTAAGGTTATAATTTATGCCTCTAAAGAGCTTAAGATTCATTGGAGGAATTACCTGACTCGTGATCTCAAATTGGCAGCAGTTGGTTTTGCTCTAAAAATATAGTGTCACTATCtctatggtgttcatgtggatgtgtttaCCGGCCATAAAAGTCTCTAGTATGTATTCTAAGAAAGAGATTAATCTCACATAAAAAAAAGTGGTTAGAGTTTCTCAAGGATTACAATATGAGTATTTATACCACCACTAatgtaaggctaatgttgttgttgatgtttttaGCAGGTTTTCCATGGGACTATTGTTCATGTTAAGGAAGGCAAAAAGGAATTGGCTAAGGAAGTTCACACTTTCACGTTACAGTGAAGGTGGAGTTGTAGTTATGAATGAGTCTAAATTATCATTAGTGTTTAAAGTGAAGGAGAAAAAAGACAAAGACTCTCTTTTACTAAAgtaaaatgttcataagcaaaagtaatggcttttgaacaagggagagatggtgtattgagatatcaaCGTAGATTGTGTACCAAAGGTGAATGAGCTCCAAGAAAGGGTCATGGAAAAAGACATAGTTCCACATATTCAATCAACCACGGTTCCACATAGATGTACCATGACTTGAGAAAGTCTATTTGTGGAATAGTATGAAGAAGTGCATTGCCTGTTTCGTTTCTAAGtgcccaaattgtcaacaagtcaaagtagaacaccaaagtCTAGGTGTGTGGCTGAGAACATAGCTCTTCTAAAATGGAAGTGGAAGATAATTAACATGAACTTCATTACTACCTTGACACAATCTCACTGGCAGTATGATTCGATTTGGGTGATTTTAGATCAGATTACTAAATCAGCTCATTTCTTTCACGTAAGTACCACAAATTCAACAATGGATTATGTCATATTATACATCCAAGAGATAGTCCGACTTCATGGAGTCgttttgtctatcatctcagataggtGTGCACGATTCACTTGTAATATATCTATAATTGGAAGAACTAGAAAGACCTAGAATTAGAAAGAGtgatttttggaaataaaaaaaattggaaaaatgaGTAAGTTAGGTTAAGTTTGAGTTATTAGTCAACTTAAAACGACCATAAATCCTAACTCAAGAAGAGTTATGTTTGTTTCCAGACATCGTAAGAAAGATCTTGGAATAATAGTTTCAATGTCGTTGAGTTTCCGCGACTCCAAGTTCATATGAGTTAGTTATACCATTGAAAGTTGGGTAGTTCAAATAATGAAAGTCCAATTCGGATTTTAGAAGGGCATTATGGTCTTTTCACcacccaattaattaatttcgtattcgataATTAAATTGGGGTCTAAGCTGATTGGCTTCAATTTATGCATTTGAGAAacaagttagggttttgagagaagataaaagaagaaaaaagaaaacaggagaaggagaaggagcaAGAAATCGTCAAATTCTTAAAGTTAGGCTCGTGGATTTTGTAAAGGGGTGACCCCTACGAGGTATGTGATTCCTTCATAGCTTTGGGTTCATTAACCCACGCGCCAATCACGTTtatttctgcaaagtttgttctagaaagttgaaagttgatgGATCTTGAGTGTTGTTCTTGAAATTGACTTTCGTTCTTAAGTTGGGATGAGATTGAGGAGTTCCTTGAGGTTTAAATGGTGTTTCTAATAGATTTGTGTGTATACATACTAGACATCTGAATCTCAAGAGAAGTTGAGAATAGTAGTTGAATTTAGGCGAATTAGGGCtggaaaataaagagtaaaaagtcGGTAAATATGGTGCCCCATGCTGCGCCGCGGACCCACCCCATAGGTTCGGAAAAATCATTTTGTGTCGCAGAGCGGTCACGAACCATTCTGCCTTAAAATCTATTTTCAGGACCAAAATTTAGATACACCTCTGTGTCGCGAAGCAACTTTCCAATAGTGATTTCTTGATCGTTTCTCATGATTAACTATCTAAAATCATCCAAAACATAATAAGATctttcctatcacaaatcacGATCCTTGAATTCATCCATAAATTCAATTCAAGGTAAGTTAATAGTCAAATTaagagaagttaagagtcaagtcaagagaagttaaaAGTCAAGTTTACAGTCAAGTCAAGAGCAGTTCATAATGTTTTTAAAAGTCTTTTATGAATGTTTAACTTTGTTTCATTACTTACgttttgagttgagtaaagagtaaatattGAAGTCTTTTCTTCCAAATAGTATATTGGGACTATGTATTTCCAAatagtaaatgttttcacatttaaacaagaaaggaaacTGTGATTTTCAAACGACCCTTTGAGCTATTTTTGTAGTAAAGAGTTactgttttcacatttaaacaagaaagaaaattgagatttccaaaagatcctTTGGGCTAGTTTTCAGTAAAGAGTAATGCTTTCACAATTAAGCAAgagaggaaactgagatttccaagatagcctttgagctaaatTTTGAGCAATTGTCTCAAATCACAAAAAGAAGTTATGTTTTAAACATAAAGATCAAGTATATTTtgtgagtagtattgagcaccgatatgggggagagttcagataactcttagcctccataaaccatgtaaccaCCATAGGTAGAaaatggtcatactttttagatgattcctttagcattttttagcatagactagtggatttACTTAGTAGTTCAATAACTATACTCATGTCAAGGTGTAGGGTGGCCTTGGCAGGGTGAGGCAAAACATTGTATTATCAtgatagctcttaagtgatggttgtctgttagagaaactcccacaacagtattttgtttttttatgtaCATCAgcaatgtatttttatatacaaacagagttcatattgtatctttgcatacatacagAGTTAACATTGTATTTCTAAATACATAGAGTTGAAAATCATATGTTAAAGCTATTCTTTATACTACATTTATTTACACTGCTTTATATTAAAATCAGTTGAGTTAAGTAAAGCCCGGGAAAGTATTTTATTCAGActcttttcaagcctatgttatgTTTAGAATGTCAACTCGCATACACGTACATTTAATGTAATGATATCAGTTGGCCTATATTATCTTATGATGCAGGTAATCTTGATCAGCATCCCGCTCTTTGTTGATCTAGTGAACACTCATAGTTAGTTGGTGATCCTTCTAGCTTCCCGAAGGATCCTTTCAATTGATTTCAGTATGCTAGTTTATTAGGATATCGTGGGTATATACCGATATCCATCTTAGTAATTTAGAGTCTTTATAGATAGTCAGttaaatgttatttaatttgtcATCATTTTGAAATTGACTTATGTTTAGATTCGAGTTGCCATTTTTGCCAagtttaatgtttatttttaaaatattatgagtTCACTTTGAGAAAGTTGAGTTATTTAGCATGTGAATCATTTTCTTAATGTTGAATATATTtcgctgagtaagtaagtcagacAAAGTGTTCTCAGAAGAAAAGAGGCGAGGGTATCTAGTCTTCATATCTTCTCATGTTTTTTAtgttaaatgcatgttttgagCTTGAGTTAGGCTGTTAGATATTTAACACCCATGTTGTGCTTAGTTTATCTTATTCGAGGATGAATTTTACCAACGGGGAGATATAGTAACACCTCAGGTTTCAAAAAGCGCTAAAGAAAGGTTCATATAACTCACCCATTAGTTTTTCATTTTGGGTTAGCTTCAACTGTGCATATCTTTTATCACAAAAAGAATTAGGTGATCCATGACCTATCAATTAAAGGTCTTTAAGTCCTACTTCAAAGGCAACTAAGTTTTCTTAACTTTGAGCTCGAAGTAaaagttatgtcaaatttaGTGAAGTTTCTCTTCTAAAGGCATCTCAAGTGTTTTAGAAGGGTAGTTTGgccttttcatttttccttttaagcCTAGTCATGTTTTTCTTTACCTAATTAAGGGTCTAATCTGATGTAAAACCGTATTTCACTTGCTTTAGCGTTTAGAAAAATTAGAGCAAGGTTTCAAGAGGAGATAGGTTAGGTTTAAGCGTTCTTCAATATCTGTTGATTTTCACCAAGAAGACTCTTCTTTCCAGGTTTGTAAGGCTTCTCACAATGTTGGAATTGTTCTTCATCACGTCCTATATCTCAATTTAGTCAAGAAATTGTAATATCAAAAGGATTTATTCGTAATTCTTGATTTTTAGTTCAACTATTTGAAAATGAAGGTTTTGTTTCTTTTGTGTTGTCAATCTTTGGtaaaaatcatgttttcaaAAAGATTGTATGAAAGTTCTCATGTAACCATGTTGGCTTTGAGAATCAAGAAGAGTTTAGGAAAAATTTCTCAATTCTAAGCTACATTTGGGTCCTAATTTAAGCTTGAAATTTTTTGCGTTGCTTGGGACAGGCCTAGGACGGCGCGCCATGAGAGTGACAAGGCCGACTCCAGAAGTTCAGGCCCGCCAAGTCCTAAATTTAGAAGTTCAGGCCCACCAATTCTTGACTTTAGAAGTTCAGTCCCTAGGACGACGAGCCAACAATGGGccaataaacttctaaagtttaGGGTGTGGCGCATTGCGCCAAAGTTTGCTTGGCCGATTCTTTCCTTTGTTTTATTCAGCGCATGTTCTTTTAAGTTGTGCCCACATTTTCCTTCTCTATACTAGCTCTTGTAAGCTTTATTCACCTTTGAAAATCCCTACATATCCTGATCACGTGTCTAAGTCTGTATTCAAAACTAAAGTCAGTTTACATGAAAAGTTTAAGGgctttattttagaaaaaaaattaagagtttTCAGTTACTACGCTTATCAATCTTGGACTTGAAAGataagctcataagaatatgtTTAAATATAAGTATgggttttgtttttgaaaattacTTTAGTAAAGTAATAGTCCCATTATTTGCAAAGGGTGAATTGAGCACCAttgatatgatttattatttttggagtagtatcaAATACGAAATTGGGTTAGAGTTCTTTATAACTCAAAAGTCCCATAAAACTACATAGCCAGCGTAGGATATGATAGCATTGATTTGTCATGTGAATCCTCACTGCCTCTGAGAAGGCCTCTTGGACCCATAGTTATAATATCTTATCATCCTTTCCCTCACAAAAAAGTATAGGATAGCCCTTACAATGTGGGGGAACATTTTATTGTTGCTATGCTCATAGTAATGGTTGTCCCTTAGAAAAACTCCTTATAAGtaaagtatattattttcatattgctTTTATTGCATATCTTATTGTAAAGCTTAACTGGTTTACACTTCATGTTCAAGTATTGATTTCGTTGAGTTGCTTTTAGCCATattacatactcgtacattcaatgtactgacgTCATTCGACCTGCATCATTTATGATGACGATACATGTGTTCAGGATCATCGACAAACTCTTCGTTGAGATTATCTTACAGTCGTAGACAATATTTGATGAGGCATCCTTGCTTTCAGAGGACTCAAACTCCGTTTCAGTTTTTAGTAGTATTTAAGGTGTaatgggtcttgtcccgacatcTATCTTGAAACAGTtataggcttcatagatagacaatatTAGATGTTTTCCATTTTTTCTCAGGATGTTTATTTaacttatgaattatgttaaatttttcaagactgtgttttataaatttccttttaatgtCTAAATGCTCATCTATTTAGGCTTCTACATATCTTTAAGAGTCATGTGAGTCATCAACCATgtcaagggttcgcttggggattTGAAATTGTTTTCGAGTGTTGATCACGTAAAAAATGTAAGCTCGGATCGTGACATGAATAAAACATTTCAccataataaaaatgaaataataaactattagtgttagttaaaaattaaagattgaaATACAATATCCctaaaaagaatttcattttctaataaaattcaaaacattCCACACTCCACCATCTCCCCTtcttacccccccccccctccttcAAAGAACTCTCTCTTTCCTACattcttatttttatcttttaaaagaaaaaaattactgCATCTCATTTAATACTctgctttcaattttttttattttttattttgtgttagatctatacatatatttttagaaaaataattttagttgcATTCCAAAATGAAATCTTAACAATTTTCTATTTGcaaccaaacaaacataaaaatataatattaaaataaatgcaACAAGTAGGAAATACTTTCATAAAAACAGTATATATTTaacattaaatgaaaaaaaataaaagtagagaATTAGGTAGAGTGTGGTagcatttgttttttttcttaacaaaaataatatctaatttttattgGAAGGGGGATTGGGGGGAGTAGTGGGCTGAAGTAagattgttttttaaaaattttataaaagaatttttttttttttaaatggggGAGGAGTATAATGAGAGGGGGTGGTGGAATGtgatactaaaaatattttaaattttattttattacaaaaaaaaaacacaattctTTCTTTGTGataatgatatttttgtgtAAGTTTTAATTAGTACTAACacttaattcaattttttgttaaGATATAATGTTTTGTCCATATACAGAGCTAgcattttctcaaaataaaagaaagattatAGTACAcaccattaaaaaaaatatattaaagaaatatgtatttttcaaattaattagtaATAGTTTAGATACAAAACTAATTAGAGTTAACAACTATATTTCTTCTCCATTACAACCTCTTTCTTCTGCCTAGTGTAATTTAACTAGTTTTAACTTGGTGTTGGAATTTTTATGCCATTTTTTATGTGGCAGTACAGAAGGAAGATAGGGTTAATTATTGACCATGGTTAGTGgaccaaataaaatatgaacCATTTATCATATTAAGGGACACGTGTCATAAATTTGATATGCACttgtcaaataaaaataaaaatttatgaagtattGTATAGAAGCAGATGTATCAATTTGGGTTGTGGTATAGAGTAAAATTATCTTAGCTTTAaccaaaaattttgaaattaaattttaaaaaaattatattgcgAGTGTCTTTTCTAAATAAATCTTATTGtacaatttaaattaatcaaaacttcaatataaatcaaaaatgtccataaacatattaaattatttgaaaggCATTTGTATTCTGTCccttcaattttatttaatatgtttatgGACATTTTCGGTTTCCACAAACTGAGTTGTCAATAGgctatttattatatatgatgTCCCAAGaattaataaattcaatataagGAGTCAGTTGTATTGTCAATTATCAATatcattttctttgatttttttctttaatattaaatgTTTTGTCCCTGCgtgtttaatttttaataacaaaatGTATGAAGAGGCAATAAGTGAGGGATACAATGTCATCTGATGTCTCATcgacaattaaaaatattatttttaaaatttgaacatgtaaaatagagtaataattcATGTTTGAACACAATTAATACTCTTAacttatatataacaaaaactaaatttgagtaaaaagtctaaacaataattaaaaaacatgGTACACAACTTTTATTTGTCAACTATAAACAGTTGAAAACACGTTTTTGAAAACATGAATTAAGCTGATATATATTAATAGAGGCTTTATATTTGATGTTTAATGTGAATTTGGGATGTTGAATTTTTGTGAGATCGTCTATTTATtgtatttactttttttcttagATTAGATTTTGACGACATCCCTTTTTTCTTGTTGGAACAACTAAGATGCTTTCGtatcaaataattatatattatatttgttcctttttatataacatattttgtttttagttCGTTCCTAAAAAGATATCATGTTACTATAATTGCAAATGATTCCTTTCTTACCCTTAATAATGATATTGACAATTgactataatttaaaaaatatcatcttACTATAATTAGAGATATATTTTAAGTAGATCTAATCGATGTCTTTTATCAAAGGAGGAAAGCCGGCCCTTTCGATTGAAAATTGTACCTAAATAGTGTATAACCATATTTTGATTGTTAAGAAGATATTAAATACACaaagtttatttaaaaaatggttATAGTTGAGTTAATGAAAGAGGTTTGTGGACGGGATGTAGACTTGATGTATCTGTGAGCATGACAATTAAAATCTAGTTAGATCTAACTCATCAGTAATAACATGGGACATGATCTTAAGTCGTACCTGGTAAGGTTGCTTCTATCCAATAGTGAAAGTTAGAAACAATGATATATATGGGTTATCTATTTCTAGAGAaatgtgataaaaaataaagtttatcGGTTATCGCTCCAATAAGCtccatttattattattttttgagaatTCATGACTCTTTCAAGTAGTCATGGACCAAGTACATAAATGATGACTTCAATATATAGATAACGCTAGTTAATTATGAGAGGCTAAAAAATATACCCAAGACATTACTTAGGGCCAAATTATAAGTTCCCCTAACTTGTATCCAATTGATTCTCATCATACTAGCTATATATTAAGATCTAAGTGGTAACTTAAGCCCGTGGTATACATATAAAGAACTAACTCTGAAAGAGATTAATCCTCCTCTCTCATTTCGTTATAATAGTCAGTTTATATACTGTAAATACAAGAATGTAATTAGGCTATCATTAAAGAAACTAAGTTAGGAACTAAATATTCACTTAACAAAGATGATATATACAATGAGTCagaatatatttatcatatattctAACACACCCTCGCAGTCGAAGCGGGAGGTGCTGAATGCTAAGACTGTCCCAAAAATCCTCAAATAACACCAACGGGAGACCTTTGGAGAATATGTTTGCAATCTGATAACACGAGGGGACATGTAACACTCGAACCTGGTCACAAGCCACCTTTTACCGTACGAAATGTATATCCATCTCAATATGCTTAGTGCATTGATTCTGAGCAATATTACCAGCAAGATATATGGCAATAACATTATCATAATACACCAATGTAGCCTGTTGAATAGGAAAATGAAGTTCCAAAAGCAAGATTCGCAACCAACATGATTCAGAAATAACATTGGCAACCCCTCGATATTCTGTCTTTGCACTAGAACGGGATAAAGTAGCCTGACGTATAGCGGACCAAGAGATCAAGTTATCACCCAGAAAGACACAGTAACCCGATATTGAACGTCGTGTATCAAGGCATCCACACCAATCAACATAAGTATATGAAATAAGAGTGGGTGAGGAAGATGGATAAAGGTGAAGACCAAAATCCATAGTACCTTGTATGTAGCGCAAAATGTGCTTAAGAGCGTGCATGTGCTCATCCCTCGGGTCATGAATGAATAAGCATACTTGTTGCACAACATACGTAATATCGGATCTCATGAATGTAAGGTACTGAAGTGCCCCTGAAGGACTCCTATAAAGAGATAGATCCTCAAAAGGTTTGCTCGTAGTAGCATTGAGCTTCGTTTTTGTATCAATCGGAGTAGGAGATGGCTTACACGATGACAAGTCAACTTGTCCAATGATCTCATCAACACATTTCTTTTGGGATAAAAATAAACCACATGCATGACAATCGACTGCAATGCGCATGAAATAGCTCAAATGGCCCAAGTCCTTCATAAAAAATTCCAAGCTAAGAAGGGATATGATAGATTGACGGAGCTCATCAGAGGAAGCAATCATAaggatatcatctacataaaataaaagatatgaCATAAGAAGTACTGCAACGATAAATGAACAAAGAATGATCAGAAGTACTTTAAGAAAACCAAGAGTACAAACATAGTCACCAAATCTCTTATATCAAGCCATCAGATCCTGTTTAATCCATAATGAGATTTCTTCAGCAAACACACATGATTAGGTCGATCAGGATCCCGGTACCCTAAAGGTTGATACATGTGAATAGTCTCCTTGAGTTCACCATGTAAGAAAGCATTTGTCACGTCAAGTTGATAAATCAGCCAAGCCTTAGAAAGAGCCAAACAGAGAATCGTTCGAATAGTCGCCAGTTTGACTACCAGACTAAATGTCTCACCACAATCCACGTCAACCTGTTGAGTTTTACCATCACCTACCAGACAGGCTTTATGCCTCTCAAATGAACCATCAGATTTTTCTTTATGAGCAAAAATCCACATAGACCGAATTACATTAACATTTGGAAGACGTGGCACCAACTCCCACATCTCATTTTCAATAAGAGcatcatattcatcattcaTAGTCATTTTCCAATCTGGATTACGAAGAGCAGATACAAGGTTATGAGGTAGAAGGGATTTAGAAACTGATGTAAGAAGGTTAAAGACTTCTTAGGCTTATAAATCCCATGTTGACTCCTACTTAAAGGACTTGTGGGTAGACTAGAGAGACAGATCGGAGTTGGGAGAGGAACAGAGTCGGGTGGGCGAGTGTAAGGAGTTGATGGAATTTGTCCAGCAGGTTGGGGAAGGTCGTGCTGCTTGCTAGGCAAGCTGAATCCACTCGCTAGGCTTGGCGAGGTGGGATCAAGTGCGTTAGGAAGGGGTGTAACCTGTGGGTTTGGTGAGGTAGTGAAATGATGGAGTAGGTAGGGAGATGGCTCATCATTAAAAACTTATAAGTGTGATTTTGAGGAGTATGTAACTTCGCAAAGGAAAAATGTGTCTCATCAAATATCACGTAAAGGTTAATGATGATTTTTCTAGATGACAAATCAAAGCATTTATACCCAAAATTATTTGGAGGAtattccaaaaataataaacaaggAGTGTACCAGGGTTGAAGTTTGTTTATGATTGTAGAGGGAACAAGAAGATAACATAAGCACCCAAATACCCGAAGATGAGAATAAGACAGGTCCTTTTGATAAAGAATTCTTAAAAGAGATCGATAGTTTAATGGCTTATGAGAAAGGATATTGAGAAGGTAATTTTCCATTTACAAAGCATAGTGCCAAAAGGAAGGAGGAAGGGAAGCATGGGCCAATAAGGTATGAACAATGTTGTTGATCGTACGATTTTTCTTTCAGCTTTCCCATTTTGAAAGGATGTATGAAGACATGAAAGAAGAACGAAAGACAatttacttttcaaaattctcaaAAGGGGTCATTATCAAATTCCGTGCCATTATCACATTATATATTCTTTATGTACTGCTCAAATTGGGTTCGAATAAAGgtcttgaaatttaaaaatgtggaaaaattttgtgatttttgagATAAAGGAAATGTCCacataaatttgaaataattatccATGAACAAGACATAATATTTATCACCTCATGAACTCAAAACAGGTGACGTCCAAAGATCACTATCTATAGTATCAAATGACATAATAGTGCTAGAACTTGAAGCATAAAATGAAAACTAAACATGTTTTCCAAGAGGAAAAGAATTACAAATACgaaattcttaaatttgattACATTCAATCAATTTATTCTTCCTAAGGAAGTTCAAAACAAGTGCTCCCAGGTGACCTTAATGATCATGCCAAAGGGATGGTGCTaaagaggaaaaatagatgGAGAAGGGACTGGATTTGGGATGGGATAAAGCTCGCCTCAGCTTTCACACCTCATTGCTGGCCTCCATATCCAAAAATCCTTCACAGAACACCCAAAGGGATCAAATTCAACAGAAACAGAGTTATcagttttaaaatttctaacgAACACCAAATTTTTAACAAGGTGAGGGTCATGAAGGACATTGTTCAATTGTAAGAGAGGACATGGGAAAGACAATTTAGTGTGACCATAGCCATGAATTGGAATGGATTGACCATTACCAACCATTATACCATGTTTATTGCTCATATTAAAATAAGATGTGAGGTTACCTTGTGCGGATGTCATGTGAGAAGTGGAAACGTTGTAAATGTACCAATTCGCATCCGGAGAAGTGATACCAAGAGTATGAATTGCGGCTTCAATGTTGCTTGGAGTTGGAGCTGCTGTGTAGGCCTTCTGGGGTTTGGGCCCAAGTATACCAGGGTGCGGTTTCTGCTGTTGTCTATAATTGGGCTTGGCCCATGAATTTGAAGGATATGGACAAGAAGGTATAGCCCAAGGTGCCATCCAGGGCCACAACTGGGCGCCAGACCATGGAGCATTGATCGGAGGATGTTGACCTGCTGGTTGCTGCTCATCGTCGCAGTTCTTGCTGCTGCCCATATGACCACCACCTCCGGCCTTACCCCTACTACAGGTACCACCCTTGCCGCCTCCACGAAGACCATTATTGTTGTGatgtttttcttcattattgttgtgttttttgtttctcttcCCACCATTGGCATTGCGATTTGAAGAGGAATGATCAGAAATATCATGAGAGACATTCGAATCACGAGCAACTAGGAGGGATGAGGAGTTATGTGTCGCCTTCTTAGCAAGGTCGGCCTCTTCAAGAGTGAGCATCGAATGGGCTTGATAAAATTACAAGTATACCAATGTGCGTTCTGTTGTTATCCATAATTAGGCCTGGCCCACGAATTTGAAGGATATGGATAAGAAGTATAGCCCAAGGAGCCCAAGTCAGCTCCTTGTTGGAATATATGGTGAATATATTTTGACTCATTGCATATATCATCTTTGTTAACTAAATATACTAAATATTCACTT contains these protein-coding regions:
- the LOC114077848 gene encoding uncharacterized protein LOC114077848; this translates as MSYLLFYVDDILMIASSDELRQSIISLLSLEFFMKDLGHLSYFMRIAVDCHACGLFLSQKKCVDEIIGQVDLSSCKPSPTPIDTKTKLNATTSKPFEDLSLYRSPSGALQYLTFMRSDITYVVQQVCLFIHDPRDEHMHALKHILRYIQGTMDFGLHLYPSSSPTLISYTYVDWCGCLDTRRSISGYCVFLGDNLISWSAIRQATLSRSSAKTEYRGVANVISESCWLRILLLELHFPIQQATLVYYDNVIAIYLAGNIAQNQCTKHIEMDIHFVR
- the LOC107024821 gene encoding uncharacterized protein LOC107024821 yields the protein MLTLEEADLAKKATHNSSSLLVARDSNVSHDISDHSSSNRNANGGKRNKKHNNNEEKHHNNNGLRGGGKGGTCSRGKAGGGGHMGSSKNCDDEQQPAGQHPPINAPWSGAQLWPWMAPWAIPSCPYPSNSWAKPNYRQQQKPHPGILGPKPQKAYTAAPTPSNIEAAIHTLGITSPDANWYIYNVSTSHMTSAQGFLDMEASNEV